The region TCTACAAGCCAGTCATAGAGTTCTTGCTGGGCAGTAGTTAAAGCTTCTTCTGGCATTCGAATGGTTTGAGTACATATGTCCTTCAATACATATGTACCTAAATTATCTCAACATCGCAACCCTAAAGCCCTCCAAGCTGGACGGCGAGCAATGCTTGCTGAACATGAAGCCTATTCTCAGCCTGATCAAATACATGACTACTTTTGCTCTCTAAAGCTTCTTCTGTAATTTCTTCACCTCTATGAGCAGGCAAACAATGCAAAATAATTACTTCCTCATCTGCAAGACCTATTAATTTTTGATCAACTTTATACTTTTCAAAAATTTCTTTCCTCTTTAAATGCTCTTCTTCTTGCCCCATAGAAGCCCAAACATCTGTATAAATAACTTGAGCACCCTTAACAGCATTTGAAGGATTATTAGAAATAGATATTTTCGAACCAAATTCGGAAAGCGAGTTTGCCTTTTCTACAATTTTAGAATCTGGTTCAAAACCTTTTGGAGAGCAAATTTTTACATTCACTCCCAACATTGCTCCACATATCATCAGGGAGTTGGCAACATTATTTCCATCTCCTATGTAAGAAAGATTTATTCCTTTAAGCTGCC is a window of Prochlorococcus marinus str. MIT 0917 DNA encoding:
- the argF gene encoding ornithine carbamoyltransferase, producing MASASLGLASRLNSFSKSNFLSSSDLNTDQVLSLFELAKQLKIGNRRIDLGNRVLGLIFKKASTRTRVSFQVAMARLGGQTIDLNPQITQLGRGEPIKDTARVLSRYCDILAIRTFSQQELEEYAEWSTIPVINALTDLEHPCQALADYLTIQEEFGQLKGINLSYIGDGNNVANSLMICGAMLGVNVKICSPKGFEPDSKIVEKANSLSEFGSKISISNNPSNAVKGAQVIYTDVWASMGQEEEHLKRKEIFEKYKVDQKLIGLADEEVIILHCLPAHRGEEITEEALESKSSHVFDQAENRLHVQQALLAVQLGGL